In the genome of Acidimicrobiia bacterium, one region contains:
- a CDS encoding WhiB family transcriptional regulator has translation MTFPTDLVLLDLDERPWAAYASCRSVDPDVFFPTDDAGAGEAIRVCRGCPVQGECLDWAIEARIRYGIWGGATERDRRRLARRSA, from the coding sequence ATGACGTTCCCCACCGATCTGGTCCTGCTCGATCTCGACGAGCGGCCGTGGGCCGCCTACGCCTCGTGCCGGAGCGTCGATCCCGATGTCTTCTTCCCCACCGACGATGCGGGGGCCGGGGAGGCGATCCGGGTCTGTCGCGGGTGTCCCGTCCAGGGAGAGTGCCTCGACTGGGCCATCGAGGCCCGGATCAGGTACGGCATCTGGGGCGGGGCGACCGAACGGGATCGCCGCCGGCTCGCCCGCCGATCGGCCTGA